A single window of Halobacillus naozhouensis DNA harbors:
- the plsX gene encoding phosphate acyltransferase PlsX: MKLAIDAMGGDHAPESIVKGAVQAVSKIDDLSITLIGDEQQINPLLGDTANISVIHTDEKITSDDEPVRAVRKKKTASMVLMAKEVSEGRAEGCISAGNTGALMSAGLFIVGRMKGIDRPALSPTLPTEDGKGFLLLDVGANVDAKPNHLLQYAVMGSIYSEKVREISRPRVGLLNVGTEDGKGSELTKQVFKLLSDAPINFVGNVEARDLLTGVADVVVTDGFTGNVTLKTLEGTAMTMFSMMKKTFMSSFKTKLAAGLVKNDLKQLKDQLDYSEYGGAGLFGLAAPVIKAHGSSNERAVYNAIRQACEMIERNVSTTIAGTMEELQAKEDHE, encoded by the coding sequence ATGAAACTAGCAATAGATGCTATGGGCGGAGATCATGCTCCTGAGTCGATCGTCAAGGGGGCGGTACAAGCCGTGTCCAAGATTGATGACCTGTCAATAACCTTGATAGGTGATGAACAACAAATCAATCCTTTACTAGGTGATACAGCAAATATTTCGGTTATACATACAGATGAAAAGATTACGTCAGATGATGAGCCTGTTAGAGCTGTTCGCAAAAAAAAGACGGCCTCGATGGTCTTGATGGCAAAAGAAGTAAGCGAAGGCAGAGCTGAAGGATGCATATCAGCTGGGAATACAGGGGCGCTCATGAGTGCCGGCTTATTTATTGTCGGCCGAATGAAAGGAATCGACCGTCCGGCTTTAAGCCCTACACTCCCTACAGAAGATGGCAAAGGCTTTCTGCTGCTTGATGTTGGAGCCAATGTGGATGCTAAACCGAATCACTTACTGCAATACGCGGTTATGGGTTCCATTTATAGCGAAAAAGTCCGTGAAATCTCTCGGCCAAGAGTAGGTTTATTGAATGTAGGGACAGAGGACGGTAAAGGAAGCGAGTTGACCAAGCAGGTGTTCAAGCTGTTATCAGACGCACCGATTAACTTTGTTGGCAATGTCGAAGCAAGAGATTTATTAACGGGCGTTGCTGATGTAGTCGTGACCGATGGATTTACGGGAAACGTCACACTCAAAACACTTGAGGGAACCGCGATGACAATGTTTTCGATGATGAAGAAAACATTTATGTCCAGCTTTAAAACGAAGCTTGCAGCTGGGCTTGTCAAAAACGATTTGAAACAGTTAAAGGACCAGCTGGATTACTCTGAGTACGGAGGCGCAGGCTTGTTTGGCCTGGCTGCCCCTGTCATAAAAGCTCATGGGTCTTCTAATGAACGGGCGGTTTATAATGCGATTCGACAAGCGTGTGAAATGATCGAACGAAACGTGTCCACAACCATTGCTGGTACCATGGAAGAACTTCAAGCGAAGGAGGATCATGAATGA
- the fapR gene encoding transcription factor FapR yields MKRTKQMRQSELKSTIEATPFITDETLANQFGVSIQTIRLDRMELSIPELRERIKSVATQEWNETVKALPIEEVIGEVVDLELDQRAISILDIKAEHVFSRNHIARGHHLFAQANSLAVAVIDEELALTAESRIRFMRQVKQGERVIAKAFVRGDDDKGRTLVDVHSFVENEEVFAGTFEMFRQQESKE; encoded by the coding sequence ATGAAACGTACGAAACAAATGAGGCAAAGTGAATTAAAATCAACCATTGAAGCCACTCCCTTCATAACAGATGAGACCCTGGCAAACCAATTCGGTGTAAGTATCCAAACCATCCGCCTCGATCGGATGGAGTTATCTATTCCTGAATTAAGAGAACGGATCAAATCTGTGGCTACCCAGGAATGGAACGAAACGGTTAAAGCTCTTCCTATTGAGGAAGTTATCGGGGAAGTAGTCGATTTGGAACTGGATCAACGTGCCATTTCCATTTTGGATATTAAAGCGGAACATGTTTTCTCAAGAAATCACATCGCCCGAGGACATCATTTGTTTGCCCAGGCAAATTCCCTTGCTGTAGCTGTAATTGATGAGGAGCTGGCCCTTACAGCTGAGTCGAGGATTCGCTTTATGCGGCAGGTTAAGCAAGGAGAGCGTGTCATAGCTAAGGCATTCGTCCGAGGTGATGATGATAAAGGGCGCACGCTAGTGGATGTGCACAGCTTTGTAGAAAATGAGGAAGTGTTCGCAGGTACATTTGAAATGTTTCGTCAGCAAGAGTCAAAGGAGTGA
- the recG gene encoding ATP-dependent DNA helicase RecG yields MLSQSIGEVKGVGEKLQAHLNELGLFTIEDLLFYFPYRYETYEIKPLTELIHNEKATIEGVLTAEPAVNYYGKKKSRLTMTLQVEQFAVKAVMFNRAFAKKQLHKGDTITVTGKWDQHRLQITVSQFKKGEAKSQDPIQPVYTLKESVTLKTLRKVIKAALDEHADEVTEILPEETMLSYKLPDRRQALLQMHYPESRIMLKHAKRRFIYEEFLVFQLKMQLLRKLHRESTKGNAQNYNNDQLTGFVQDLPFELTAAQKRSLAEILKDMKSPYRMNRLLQGDVGSGKTAVAAIALYASITIGKQGALMVPTEILAEQHYHSLSQMFAGRARVVLLTGSVKGKKRKEVLQSIQAHEVDIIVGTHALIQEEVEFNELGFVIVDEQHRFGVNQRRALRGKGLSPDVLFMTATPIPRTLAITAFGDMDVSVIDEMPAGRKPVETYWIKGEMTDRVLGFIEKVVRNGQQAYVICPLIEESDQLDIQNAVDLYQQIAEVYEPNISVGLMHGRLHNEEKEEVMKRFAENELQVLVSTTVVEVGVNVPNATVMVIHDAERFGLSQLHQLRGRVGRGHEQSYCILLADPKGDVGKERMRIMTETTDGFELSEQDLKLRGPGDFFGRKQSGLPEFKVGDMVHDYRALETARADAAEIIVNGSLVHDEQFRPLKELIEQDEHISGEILD; encoded by the coding sequence TGTTGAGCCAATCTATAGGTGAAGTAAAAGGTGTCGGGGAAAAGCTCCAAGCTCATTTGAATGAGCTTGGACTTTTTACAATTGAAGATTTGTTATTCTATTTCCCATATCGTTACGAAACGTATGAAATCAAGCCGCTAACCGAATTAATTCATAATGAGAAGGCGACTATTGAAGGAGTTTTAACGGCGGAACCAGCTGTGAACTATTACGGTAAAAAGAAATCACGCTTAACGATGACGCTGCAGGTGGAGCAATTTGCGGTTAAAGCGGTGATGTTTAATCGAGCTTTTGCCAAGAAACAGTTACATAAAGGCGATACCATCACGGTTACTGGCAAATGGGATCAGCATCGATTGCAAATCACTGTGAGCCAATTTAAAAAAGGCGAAGCCAAAAGTCAGGATCCGATTCAGCCCGTTTACACGTTGAAAGAAAGTGTAACATTGAAGACGTTAAGAAAGGTGATAAAAGCTGCCCTTGATGAGCATGCAGACGAAGTTACGGAAATTTTACCTGAAGAAACGATGCTTTCCTATAAGCTTCCAGACCGCAGACAAGCACTGTTGCAAATGCATTACCCTGAAAGCCGGATCATGCTCAAGCATGCGAAAAGGCGATTTATTTATGAAGAATTTCTCGTATTTCAACTAAAAATGCAGCTGCTAAGGAAACTTCATCGCGAGTCTACCAAAGGAAACGCACAAAACTATAATAATGATCAATTAACCGGCTTTGTCCAGGACCTTCCTTTTGAATTGACCGCTGCCCAAAAACGATCGCTGGCAGAGATCTTAAAGGATATGAAGAGTCCTTACCGGATGAACCGGCTTCTGCAAGGGGATGTAGGATCAGGGAAAACAGCCGTTGCGGCGATTGCACTATATGCCTCGATTACGATAGGGAAGCAAGGTGCCCTCATGGTTCCTACTGAAATTCTTGCCGAACAGCATTACCATTCTCTTAGTCAGATGTTTGCCGGTAGGGCCCGCGTAGTTTTGTTAACAGGTTCTGTTAAAGGTAAAAAACGCAAAGAGGTTCTGCAGTCCATCCAGGCGCACGAAGTGGATATTATAGTGGGGACACATGCCCTGATTCAAGAAGAAGTTGAATTTAATGAGCTGGGTTTTGTGATCGTTGATGAGCAGCATCGCTTCGGAGTTAACCAGCGCCGTGCGTTAAGAGGGAAAGGCTTAAGTCCGGACGTCTTATTCATGACGGCAACACCTATTCCAAGAACCCTGGCGATTACAGCGTTCGGTGATATGGACGTATCGGTGATTGATGAGATGCCAGCCGGCCGAAAACCAGTTGAAACCTACTGGATTAAAGGAGAAATGACGGATCGTGTGCTGGGTTTTATTGAAAAAGTGGTCAGGAATGGTCAGCAGGCATATGTAATTTGTCCGTTAATTGAGGAATCTGATCAGTTAGACATCCAAAATGCAGTTGATTTATACCAGCAAATTGCTGAAGTCTACGAACCCAATATTTCAGTTGGCCTAATGCACGGACGCCTTCATAATGAGGAAAAAGAAGAAGTGATGAAGCGTTTCGCAGAGAATGAACTGCAGGTGCTCGTGTCAACGACAGTCGTTGAGGTAGGGGTGAATGTCCCGAATGCAACTGTGATGGTGATTCATGACGCGGAACGATTTGGTCTTTCACAGCTTCATCAACTGCGGGGACGTGTCGGCCGAGGCCATGAGCAAAGTTATTGTATTTTACTCGCTGATCCTAAGGGAGATGTAGGCAAAGAACGAATGCGTATTATGACTGAAACGACTGATGGATTTGAGCTATCTGAGCAGGATTTAAAACTGAGAGGTCCTGGAGACTTTTTTGGCAGAAAACAAAGCGGACTGCCTGAATTTAAAGTGGGTGACATGGTTCATGACTATCGGGCACTTGAAACGGCCAGAGCCGATGCAGCCGAAATAATAGTGAACGGTTCGTTGGTTCATGATGAACAATTTAGGCCGTTGAAAGAGCTCATTGAGCAAGATGAGCATATTAGTGGTGAGATCCTTGATTAA